The following proteins are co-located in the Polymorphospora rubra genome:
- a CDS encoding histidine triad nucleotide-binding protein, with protein sequence MRNVNNDCLFCRIVTGDIPATVVRETERTLAFRDINPQAPVHVLVIPKEHYSDVVTLAEGDPGLAAEVLTTAAVVAETEGLLTGGFRTIFNTGGYGGQEVFHVHAHLLGGTPLGPMVAR encoded by the coding sequence ATGCGGAACGTGAACAACGACTGCCTCTTCTGCCGCATCGTCACGGGCGACATCCCCGCCACCGTGGTCCGTGAGACCGAACGCACCCTCGCCTTCCGCGACATCAACCCGCAGGCGCCGGTGCACGTGCTGGTGATTCCCAAGGAGCACTACAGCGACGTGGTCACCCTCGCCGAGGGCGACCCGGGGCTCGCCGCCGAGGTGCTGACCACGGCCGCCGTCGTGGCCGAGACCGAGGGTCTGCTCACCGGCGGGTTCCGCACGATCTTCAACACCGGCGGGTATGGCGGCCAGGAGGTCTTCCACGTCCACGCGCACCTGCTCGGCGGCACACCGCTGGGCCCGATGGTCGCCCGGTAG
- a CDS encoding NAD-dependent epimerase/dehydratase family protein — protein sequence MRRILVTGAGGRIGNYLRQRLPGPDRILRLLDVGPQTAPAPGEPVEVLRADLTDAGAVAAACAGVDAVVHLAALRGEDTWENILRVNVDGTRTLLEAARVAGVPRVVLASSIHAAGFYRRPDAAPEPAGVPAPAGADGVPSGSVPRPDSYYGWSKAAAESLGSLYADRFGMTVFALRIGACTTTPAAWNRDGWLSPDDCARLVDACLTTDATGFRVLWGVSRNRDRWWSLAEGAEIGYDPVDDAEAHTAGMTPMDDAHAPTVGLLGGTFCTLPLGRPR from the coding sequence GTGCGGCGGATCCTCGTCACCGGTGCGGGCGGCCGGATCGGCAACTACCTGCGTCAGCGGCTGCCCGGCCCGGACCGGATCCTGCGCCTGCTCGACGTCGGCCCGCAGACCGCGCCGGCGCCCGGTGAGCCGGTCGAGGTGCTGCGCGCCGACCTGACCGACGCAGGCGCGGTCGCCGCGGCGTGCGCCGGCGTCGACGCGGTCGTACACCTCGCCGCGCTGCGGGGCGAGGACACCTGGGAGAACATCCTGCGGGTCAACGTCGACGGCACCCGTACGCTGCTGGAGGCCGCCCGGGTCGCCGGGGTGCCGCGGGTCGTGCTGGCATCGTCGATCCACGCCGCCGGGTTCTACCGCCGCCCGGACGCGGCGCCCGAGCCGGCCGGGGTGCCGGCCCCGGCCGGGGCCGACGGCGTCCCGTCCGGATCGGTGCCGCGCCCGGACAGCTACTACGGCTGGAGCAAGGCCGCCGCCGAGTCGCTGGGCAGCCTCTACGCCGACCGGTTCGGGATGACCGTCTTCGCGCTGCGGATCGGCGCCTGCACCACGACGCCGGCGGCCTGGAACCGTGACGGATGGCTGTCGCCCGACGACTGCGCCCGGCTCGTCGACGCCTGCCTGACCACCGACGCCACCGGGTTCCGGGTGCTGTGGGGGGTCAGCCGCAACCGGGACCGCTGGTGGTCGCTCGCCGAGGGCGCCGAGATCGGATACGACCCGGTCGACGACGCGGAGGCGCACACCGCCGGTATGACGCCGATGGACGACGCGCACGCGCCGACCGTCGGTCTGCTCGGCGGCACCTTCTGCACGCTGCCGCTCGGCAGGCCACGCTGA
- the era gene encoding GTPase Era, protein MRGRRPEDTYRAGFACFVGRPNAGKSTLTNAIIGQKIAITSSKPQTTRHVIRGVLHRPDAQVVLVDTPGLHRPRTLLGERLNDLVRQTWSEVDVIGLCVPADEPVGRGDRFITGEIAELKATVIAVVTKTDLVDRKRLAEQLIAVSEMGDFAEVVPVSAVSGHQVDTLVDVMTKYLPPSPQLYPDDMLTDEPEQVLIAELVREAALEGVRDELPHSIAVVVEEMIEEGPVLKIYADVYVERPSQKAIVIGARASRLKEVGTRARAEIEALLDRRVYLDLHVRVAKDWQRDPKQLRRLGF, encoded by the coding sequence ATCCGGGGCCGGCGTCCCGAGGACACCTACCGGGCCGGGTTCGCCTGCTTCGTCGGGCGCCCCAACGCCGGCAAGTCCACCCTGACGAACGCCATCATCGGGCAGAAGATCGCCATCACGTCCAGCAAGCCGCAGACCACCCGGCACGTCATCCGGGGCGTGCTGCACCGGCCGGACGCGCAGGTCGTCCTCGTCGACACCCCCGGCCTGCACCGGCCGCGCACCCTGCTCGGCGAGCGGCTCAACGACCTGGTCCGGCAGACCTGGAGCGAGGTCGACGTGATCGGTCTCTGCGTGCCGGCCGACGAGCCGGTGGGCCGGGGCGACCGGTTCATCACCGGCGAGATTGCGGAGCTCAAGGCGACCGTGATCGCCGTGGTCACCAAGACCGACCTGGTCGACCGCAAGCGGCTCGCCGAACAGTTGATCGCGGTCAGCGAGATGGGCGACTTCGCCGAGGTGGTGCCGGTCAGCGCGGTCTCCGGCCACCAGGTCGACACGCTGGTCGACGTGATGACCAAATACCTGCCGCCCTCGCCGCAGCTCTACCCCGACGACATGCTCACCGACGAGCCGGAGCAGGTGCTGATCGCGGAACTGGTCCGCGAGGCCGCGCTGGAGGGCGTACGCGACGAGTTGCCGCACTCGATCGCCGTCGTCGTCGAGGAGATGATCGAAGAGGGCCCGGTCCTCAAGATCTACGCCGACGTCTACGTCGAGCGGCCCAGCCAGAAGGCGATCGTGATCGGGGCGCGGGCCAGCCGGCTCAAGGAGGTCGGCACCCGGGCGCGGGCCGAGATCGAGGCGCTGCTCGACCGCCGGGTCTATCTCGACCTGCACGTCCGGGTCGCCAAGGACTGGCAGCGTGACCCTAAGCAGTTGCGCCGGCTGGGATTCTGA
- a CDS encoding PhoH family protein — MSGTPSPGQARVQTRITVPDSQIMVNLLGAGDEILRLIERSVASDVHVRGNEITITGAVADNAVAERLFAELLELIQKGETLTTDAVRRTVGMLEQGGEERPADVLTLNILSRRGRTIRPKTLGQKRYVDSIDGHTIVFGIGPAGTGKTYLAMAKAVQALQAKQVNRIILTRPAVEAGERLGFLPGTLFEKIDPYLRPLYDALHDMLDPDSIPKLMAAGTIEVAPLAYMRGRTLNDAFIILDEAQNTTPEQMKMFLTRLGFGSKIVVTGDITQVDLPGGTTSGLRVVRDILQGVDDVHFAQLSSTDVVRHRLVSDIVDAYARYDADREAQQQGQGVHAVPGRAARAGRRR; from the coding sequence ATGTCCGGCACCCCATCTCCCGGGCAGGCCCGGGTGCAGACCAGGATCACGGTTCCTGACTCGCAGATTATGGTCAACCTGCTGGGGGCAGGTGACGAGATCCTGCGCCTCATCGAACGGTCCGTCGCCAGCGACGTCCACGTACGCGGCAACGAGATCACCATCACCGGCGCCGTTGCGGACAACGCGGTCGCCGAGCGGCTCTTCGCCGAGCTGCTCGAGCTGATCCAGAAGGGCGAGACACTGACCACCGACGCCGTCCGTCGCACCGTGGGCATGCTCGAACAGGGCGGTGAGGAGCGTCCCGCCGACGTCCTCACGCTCAACATCCTCTCCCGGCGCGGGCGCACCATCCGCCCCAAGACGCTGGGCCAGAAGCGCTACGTCGACTCGATCGACGGGCACACCATCGTCTTCGGCATCGGGCCCGCCGGCACCGGCAAGACCTACCTGGCGATGGCCAAGGCGGTCCAGGCGTTGCAGGCCAAGCAGGTCAACCGGATCATCCTGACCCGGCCGGCGGTCGAGGCCGGCGAGCGGCTGGGCTTCCTGCCCGGCACGCTCTTCGAGAAGATCGACCCCTACCTGCGCCCGCTCTACGACGCGCTGCACGACATGCTCGACCCCGACTCGATCCCGAAGCTGATGGCGGCGGGCACGATCGAGGTCGCCCCGCTGGCCTACATGCGCGGTCGTACGCTCAACGACGCGTTCATCATTCTCGACGAGGCGCAGAACACCACGCCCGAGCAGATGAAGATGTTCCTCACCCGGCTCGGGTTCGGCTCGAAGATCGTCGTCACCGGCGACATCACCCAGGTCGACCTGCCCGGCGGCACGACCAGCGGCCTACGGGTCGTGCGGGACATCCTCCAGGGCGTCGACGACGTGCACTTCGCCCAGCTCAGCAGCACCGACGTGGTGCGGCACCGGCTGGTCAGCGACATCGTCGACGCGTACGCCCGCTACGACGCCGATCGCGAGGCCCAGCAGCAGGGCCAGGGCGTCCACGCCGTACCCGGCCGCGCCGCGCGTGCCGGCCGGCGCCGCTAG
- a CDS encoding serine hydrolase domain-containing protein, which yields MAGVNQRLERLVRRTQAQARVPALSVALHRADRPLWTFTVGGTGNDNPLGPDTVFRIGSVTKTLTAVLVMQCRDDGLLDLDDPIGRHLDVPAHGTATVRRLLSHTAGVQREPYGDIWDTLHSPDVPELLADLARIERALPPARRFHYSNLGLALLGHAVARLRGGTWAEVLADRVLRPLGLSSTTVHPGPSAATGFLVDAYSDHARPEPRLDLGALGPAAQLWSTATDMARWAAFLADPAVLDPSGAVLAPATLDEMRWPLTTTDEVSWQAGFGLGLILLPQRAADPAAAGERIVHVGHDGAMPGFLSSVYARRGGTGTPGAMGCAVLGSSGTAGETNDLPHRLLAAAVEDDPAEVAAWVPGEAPPPAYRSVLGPWWGEGFPFVFFWRDGALRARAADAPAGAPPAVFAPLPDRPDVLRTVSGRETGELLRLTRDGAGRVVRMHWATYRFTRTQETFDGVTTYEL from the coding sequence GTGGCGGGCGTGAACCAGCGGCTGGAGCGACTGGTCCGGCGTACCCAGGCGCAGGCGCGGGTGCCGGCGCTGTCGGTCGCGCTGCACCGCGCCGACCGTCCGCTGTGGACCTTCACGGTCGGCGGTACGGGCAACGACAACCCGCTCGGCCCGGACACCGTCTTCCGGATCGGCTCGGTCACCAAGACGCTGACCGCGGTGCTGGTCATGCAGTGCCGCGACGACGGGCTGCTCGACCTCGACGACCCGATCGGCCGGCACCTCGACGTACCCGCGCACGGCACGGCGACCGTACGCCGGCTCCTGTCGCACACCGCCGGCGTGCAACGCGAGCCGTACGGCGACATCTGGGACACGCTGCACTCGCCCGACGTGCCCGAACTGCTGGCCGACCTGGCGCGGATCGAGCGCGCGCTGCCCCCGGCCCGCCGGTTCCACTACTCCAACCTCGGGCTGGCGCTGCTCGGGCACGCCGTCGCCCGGCTGCGCGGCGGCACCTGGGCCGAGGTGCTCGCCGACCGGGTGCTGCGGCCGCTGGGGCTGTCGTCGACGACGGTCCATCCCGGGCCGTCGGCCGCGACCGGATTCCTGGTCGACGCCTATTCCGACCACGCCCGCCCGGAGCCCCGGCTCGACCTCGGCGCGCTCGGCCCGGCCGCGCAGCTGTGGAGCACCGCGACCGACATGGCCCGCTGGGCGGCGTTCCTCGCCGACCCGGCCGTGCTCGATCCGTCCGGTGCCGTGCTGGCCCCGGCCACCCTCGACGAGATGCGGTGGCCGCTGACCACCACCGACGAGGTCTCCTGGCAGGCCGGGTTCGGGCTCGGCCTGATCCTGCTGCCGCAGCGGGCGGCCGACCCGGCCGCCGCCGGCGAGCGGATCGTGCACGTCGGCCACGACGGCGCGATGCCCGGCTTCCTGTCGTCGGTCTACGCCCGCCGGGGCGGCACCGGCACACCGGGGGCGATGGGCTGCGCGGTGCTCGGCTCGTCGGGTACCGCCGGCGAGACCAACGACCTGCCGCACCGGCTGCTGGCGGCGGCGGTCGAGGACGACCCGGCCGAGGTGGCGGCCTGGGTGCCGGGCGAGGCGCCGCCGCCGGCGTACCGGTCGGTGCTGGGGCCCTGGTGGGGCGAGGGTTTCCCGTTCGTGTTCTTCTGGCGCGACGGGGCGCTGCGGGCCCGGGCCGCCGACGCGCCGGCCGGCGCGCCGCCGGCGGTGTTCGCACCGCTGCCGGACCGGCCGGACGTGCTGCGTACGGTGTCCGGGCGGGAGACCGGCGAGCTGCTGCGGCTGACCCGGGACGGCGCCGGCCGGGTGGTCCGGATGCACTGGGCGACGTACCGGTTCACCCGGACGCAGGAGACGTTCGACGGGGTCACGACGTACGAGCTCTGA
- the ybeY gene encoding rRNA maturation RNase YbeY, whose product MSIEIANESGVGVDTDAVLAVARHALEEMGVNPLAELSVLLVDIDYMTELNHRWMDGDGPTDVLAFPMDEGSVDHGPGEVAGGEPALLGDIVLCPEVAAKQAVTAGHSAADELHLLTVHGVLHLLGYDHAEPEEEREMFELQARLLSSWRATRTR is encoded by the coding sequence GTGTCCATCGAGATTGCCAACGAGTCCGGTGTCGGGGTCGACACCGACGCCGTGCTCGCCGTCGCCCGCCATGCTCTGGAGGAGATGGGGGTGAACCCGCTCGCCGAACTCTCGGTCCTGCTCGTCGACATCGACTACATGACCGAGCTCAACCACCGTTGGATGGACGGCGACGGGCCCACCGACGTGCTCGCGTTCCCCATGGACGAGGGCAGCGTCGACCACGGTCCGGGCGAGGTGGCCGGCGGCGAGCCGGCGCTGCTCGGCGACATCGTGCTCTGCCCGGAGGTGGCGGCGAAGCAGGCCGTCACCGCCGGCCACTCCGCCGCTGACGAACTGCACCTGCTGACCGTGCACGGCGTCCTGCACCTGCTCGGCTACGACCACGCCGAGCCGGAGGAGGAGCGGGAGATGTTCGAGCTCCAGGCCCGGCTCCTGTCGAGCTGGCGGGCGACCCGCACCCGGTGA
- a CDS encoding cytidine deaminase, with the protein MPESPTAAAIPGGQIGAAELGAEDAKLVTLARSARARTGGLEGAAVRDQDGRTYAATTVSLPSLTLTALQLAVASAASAGASRLEAAAVVTEASTLDGSGHAAVRDLAADAPIHVAAPDGTLLGTVVE; encoded by the coding sequence ATGCCTGAGTCACCCACCGCCGCCGCCATCCCCGGTGGCCAGATCGGTGCCGCCGAGCTGGGCGCCGAAGATGCCAAGCTGGTCACCCTCGCCCGCAGTGCGCGGGCCCGGACCGGCGGGCTCGAGGGCGCCGCGGTACGCGACCAGGACGGCCGGACGTACGCGGCCACGACCGTCTCGCTGCCCTCGCTGACGTTGACCGCGTTGCAGCTCGCCGTCGCGTCCGCCGCCTCGGCCGGCGCCAGCCGGCTGGAGGCCGCCGCCGTGGTGACCGAGGCGTCCACCCTGGACGGTTCCGGGCACGCGGCAGTGCGCGACCTGGCCGCCGACGCCCCGATCCACGTCGCCGCACCGGACGGCACACTGCTCGGCACGGTGGTCGAGTGA
- a CDS encoding hemolysin family protein, with amino-acid sequence MAGDPHPVMPPLLAATGTAANLPDLQLLVFAAGLVVLAGLFAMTEAALAAVSPARAAELARDGVRGAQTLHTVATGVVRHLNLLLLLRLLCELTATTLVALVAVDTFGAGWTAALVTAGAMTVVSFVVVGVGPRTLGRQHAYAVGRATAPLVRWLGRALNPLASLLIVIGNAVTPGRGFRDGPFASQVELRELLDLAEQRGVVEHGERQMIRSVIALGDTIAREVMVPRTEMVWIESTKTSRQALMLFLRSGFSRIPVIGESVDDVLGLLYLKDVVRAQGGGDPRSQQVPVAELMRPATFVPESKPVDDLLSEMQAARNHLVIVVDEYGGTGGLVTIEDILEEIVGEITDEYDVERPPVEHLDGGSVRVTARLPVEDLGELFGVELPAGEVETVGGLLAQSLGRVPIPGARARIDGLLLIAEGATGRRNRIDTVLVSRDEAEPPPTGSGETKQSRGSHDIPQERQPADA; translated from the coding sequence CTGGCGGGCGACCCGCACCCGGTGATGCCGCCTCTCCTGGCCGCCACCGGCACCGCGGCGAACCTTCCCGACCTGCAACTGCTGGTCTTCGCCGCGGGGCTGGTCGTGCTGGCCGGGCTGTTCGCGATGACCGAGGCCGCCCTGGCCGCGGTCTCGCCGGCCCGGGCGGCCGAGCTGGCCCGCGACGGGGTACGGGGCGCGCAGACGCTGCACACCGTGGCCACCGGTGTCGTACGGCACCTGAACCTGCTGCTGTTGCTGCGGCTGCTGTGCGAGCTGACGGCGACCACCCTCGTCGCTCTCGTCGCCGTCGACACGTTCGGGGCGGGCTGGACCGCCGCGCTGGTCACCGCCGGCGCGATGACCGTGGTGAGCTTCGTCGTCGTCGGCGTCGGGCCGCGCACCCTGGGTCGCCAGCACGCGTACGCCGTCGGTCGGGCCACCGCCCCGCTGGTGCGCTGGCTGGGCCGGGCCCTCAACCCGCTCGCCTCGCTGCTGATCGTCATCGGCAACGCGGTCACCCCGGGCCGCGGCTTCCGCGACGGCCCGTTCGCCAGCCAGGTCGAGCTGCGCGAACTGCTCGACCTGGCCGAGCAGCGGGGCGTCGTCGAGCACGGCGAGCGGCAGATGATCCGTTCGGTGATCGCGCTGGGTGACACCATCGCCCGCGAGGTCATGGTGCCCCGCACCGAGATGGTCTGGATCGAGTCGACCAAGACGTCCCGTCAGGCGCTGATGCTGTTCCTGCGTTCCGGCTTCTCCCGGATCCCGGTCATCGGGGAGAGCGTCGACGACGTGCTCGGGCTGCTCTACCTCAAGGACGTGGTCCGGGCGCAGGGCGGTGGCGACCCGCGCAGCCAGCAGGTGCCGGTCGCCGAGCTGATGCGGCCGGCGACCTTCGTGCCGGAGTCGAAGCCGGTCGACGACCTGCTCTCGGAGATGCAGGCGGCCCGCAACCACCTGGTGATCGTCGTCGACGAGTACGGCGGCACCGGTGGCCTGGTCACCATCGAGGACATCCTCGAGGAGATCGTCGGCGAGATCACCGACGAGTACGACGTCGAACGCCCGCCGGTTGAGCACCTCGACGGCGGCTCCGTACGGGTCACCGCCCGGCTGCCGGTCGAGGACCTCGGCGAACTCTTCGGTGTGGAGTTGCCCGCCGGCGAGGTCGAGACGGTCGGCGGCCTGCTCGCCCAGTCCCTCGGCCGGGTGCCGATCCCCGGGGCGCGGGCGCGGATCGACGGGCTGCTGCTGATCGCCGAGGGCGCCACCGGGCGCCGTAACCGCATCGACACGGTGCTGGTCTCGCGGGACGAGGCCGAGCCGCCGCCCACCGGGTCCGGCGAAACCAAGCAGTCGCGTGGATCCCACGACATACCCCAGGAAAGGCAACCCGCAGATGCCTGA